The genomic DNA GAGGAAACGACACCGTTGTCAAAGATCGTCGAGACCTTTGTGAAGACCGATTTCCGACGTCTGCCGGTGCTGCGTGGAGGGCATGTCGTCGGTCAAGTGTCGCGCCGCGATGTGATCAAACATCCCAAGATCAATCGTTGGATCGGTCACTTGTCGGACCATCCCCATCCCAATCGGGCACGCGATGTCGATTACAACGTTCTCGCGTTCGCTGACACGACAGCCAATACGATCGGCCCGGACCTGGACTTGTTGTCGATCTTGGGGCTGTTTCTGAGCACGCCCTACCGGCGGTTGCCGGTCTTGGAGAATGGACGCCTGGTCGGCCAGATCAGCCGTCGCGACGTGCTGCAGAAAGTGATTGATGAAACGAAGCAGGTACCCGCCGAACCGCATGGCACTTCGCTTTACCTGAGCGCACTGGGAGGGGAGTTTCCCAGTTTTGGATAGCCGCGAACCTGGCCGTTTCGATCAGCCGTGAAGATTGGTATAGGCCAGATCAAACGTGTCAGCGACCGCAAGGTTCGTGACCGCCCCGCCCAGGATGTTTGCGGCATAGCGGATCGGTTCGATCTCGCGAACCGCCGCCTCGGTCCCCTTGTCAGCCAACGCGAGAACCCATGGCAGCGTTGCGTTGCACAACGCGAAGGTGCTCGTTCGCCCGACGGCTCCCGGCATGTTGGAGACGCAGTAGTGGACGACTTCGTCGACGATAAACGTCGGTTCTTTATGTGTCGTTGGTCGACTGGTTTCCACACAGCCGCCCTGATCGACAGCGACGTCGATGATCACGCTGCCCGGTTTCATAATCCGTAGGTCTTCGGCGTGAACCAAGTGAGGCGCTTTCGCGCCGGGAATCAATACCGCTCCGATCACCAGGTCGGCTCTTTTCAGCTGCTCATGAATCGTATGCCGATCGCTGAACAACACGTTCACATTGGCTGGCATCACGTCGTCGAGATATCGCAAGCGATCCAAGTTGACATCCAAGATCGCCACGTCGGCTTGGAAACCAGCCGCGATCCGGGCCGCATTAGCTCCAACGATTCCGCCGCCCAAAACGGTGATGTGCGCCGGAGCAACTCCGGGAACGCCCCCCAACAAAATGCCTCGCCCCATCTGTGGCTTCTCCAAATACTTCGCGCCTTCCTGAACGCTCATTCGCCCCGCCACCTCGCTCATCGGTGTCAGCAGGGAGAGTCGGCCGTTCTGGTCGCGGAGCGTTTCGTACGCGAGGCAGTTCGCACCGGCGTTGAGCATCGCGTCGGTCAACGCTCGGCTGGCCGCAAAGTGGAAATACGTGAACAGAGTTTGCCCTTCGCGAATCAGAGGCCACTCCGGTTCCAGCGGCTCTTTGACTTTGATGATCAGGTCAGCCCGATCGAAGACATCTTTGGCCGTAGCGACAAGTTCCGCTCCCGCCTTCAGGTAGTCGTGGTCGAACAGCCCCGAGCCCAAGCCGGCGCCAGCCTGCACGACCACGGTGTGTCCGCGGCGAGTGAGTTCTTCGACGCCGACCGGCAGCATCGAGACGCGATATTCATCCGACTTGGTTTCCGCAGGCACTCCAACAATCATTTGTCATTCCTTCGTCAATGGTTCGCTGGACGTTGGCGAGGCCGTGTTATCGTTGCCCGGTCACGACAACCAACGTCCGCTTCGATTTTGCAAGTCGCCGCAGACTTACATCGTTATCATCTTATCTCTTGGGCAATCGATCGACACGTCTGGGCGACAACATCGTCCGTGCAAATTCGACGGTCCGCGAACCTCGCCCCTCGCCGATCGGTCTACACCGGCAACAAGACGGTGGGGGATTGCCATCGCTGGCGAATCGTTCGATCTCGCCAACGATCGCCAGCCTCCGCGTCGATGAGGTTCGCATTCGCTTTACAAACAGGCAACTCAAATTTAGGAACCACTGGCATGTCGATTCGGATAATTCAAATCGATGCGTTTACCGATCGGCCTTTTGCCGGAAACCCTGCTGCCGTCTGCTTGTTGGAACAGCCGCGGGAGGTGGATTGGATGCAGGCCGTTGCGGCGGAGATGAATCTGTCGGAAACTGCGTTTGTCAGACCGATCGACGTCGGTTACGAACTGCGTTGGTTCACTCCCCAGGTCGAAGTCGATTTGTGTGGCCACGCCACGTTAGCCGCCGCACACGCACTCTGGACCGAAGCGGGAATCTCGCCAAACGAAACGCTTCGTTTTCAAACGCGCAGCGGACAGCTGACGGCAAAGCGTCGCGGCGCGTTGATCCAGCTCGATTTCCCAGCGACCCCGGCGAAGCCATGTGATCCGCCCGCCGGTTTAATCGAAGCGTTACCTGTCGATCCGATATTCGTCGGCGAGACGAAATTCGACACCTTGGTTGTGATCGAATCCGAAGCGCAGCTGCGTTCGCTGCAACCCGATTTCGCGCGTTTGGCAAAAATCCCCACGCGAGGTGTCATCGTGACCTGCGGTAGCGAATCGCCGGAGT from Rosistilla oblonga includes the following:
- the ald gene encoding alanine dehydrogenase, with translation MIVGVPAETKSDEYRVSMLPVGVEELTRRGHTVVVQAGAGLGSGLFDHDYLKAGAELVATAKDVFDRADLIIKVKEPLEPEWPLIREGQTLFTYFHFAASRALTDAMLNAGANCLAYETLRDQNGRLSLLTPMSEVAGRMSVQEGAKYLEKPQMGRGILLGGVPGVAPAHITVLGGGIVGANAARIAAGFQADVAILDVNLDRLRYLDDVMPANVNVLFSDRHTIHEQLKRADLVIGAVLIPGAKAPHLVHAEDLRIMKPGSVIIDVAVDQGGCVETSRPTTHKEPTFIVDEVVHYCVSNMPGAVGRTSTFALCNATLPWVLALADKGTEAAVREIEPIRYAANILGGAVTNLAVADTFDLAYTNLHG
- a CDS encoding PhzF family phenazine biosynthesis protein — its product is MSIRIIQIDAFTDRPFAGNPAAVCLLEQPREVDWMQAVAAEMNLSETAFVRPIDVGYELRWFTPQVEVDLCGHATLAAAHALWTEAGISPNETLRFQTRSGQLTAKRRGALIQLDFPATPAKPCDPPAGLIEALPVDPIFVGETKFDTLVVIESEAQLRSLQPDFARLAKIPTRGVIVTCGSESPEFDFLSRFFGPAAGIDEDPVTGSAHCCLAPYWGQQLGKTEMTGYQASSRGGIVKTQIAGDRILLSGAAVTVLRGELV